The proteins below are encoded in one region of Heptranchias perlo isolate sHepPer1 unplaced genomic scaffold, sHepPer1.hap1 HAP1_SCAFFOLD_1421, whole genome shotgun sequence:
- the LOC137308883 gene encoding RUS family member 1-like — MIEACFHAELLHLLLHQDVSALSLESDTFRELQGKVLSARDERLWAAVAETHLLVERLFPRLVAEARVAGWVTERNLLGADEWRAQWTLKGKKRQ, encoded by the exons ATGATcgaggcctgtttccatgctgagctcctccatctcctcctccaccaggaCGTCAGTGCACTCAGTTTGGAGAGCGACACGTTCAGGGAGCTCCAGGGGAAAGTGTTGTCTG CCCGAGACGAGCGACTGTGGGCGGCGGTGGCGGAGACGCACCTCCTGGTCGAGCGGCTGTTCCCGCGGCTGGTGGCCGAAGCCCGGGTGGCCGGGTGGGTGACTGAGCGGAACCTGCTGGGCGCCGACGAGTGGAGGGCCCAGTGGACCCTGAAGGGCAAGAAGAggcagtga